Part of the Oscillibacter hominis genome is shown below.
CTTGGTGGTGGACTTGATCAGGGGGTTGGGGCTGGTGCCCAGCGCCATGATGACGCAGTCCACATCCAGTTCAAACTCGGATCCTGCGATCTCCACAGGACGGCGGCGGCCGGAGGCATCGGGCTCGCCCAGCTCCATGCGGATGCACTTCATGCCGCACACGTCGCCCTTTTCGTCGCCCATGATCTCCGTGGGATTGGTCAGCAGGTCAAAGATGATGCCTTCTTCCTCGGCGTGCTCCACTTCCTCCCGACGGGCGGGCAGCTCATCCTTGCCCCGGCGGTAGACAATGTGGACGTCCGCGCCCAGGCGCTTGGCGCAGCGGGCCGCATCCATGGCCACGTTTCCGCCGCCCACCACGGCCACCTTAGCGCCGTGCTGGATGGGTGTGTTGGAACCGGGCTGATAGGCTTTCATCAGGTTGATCCGGGTCAGGAACTCATTGGCGGAATAGACGCCGCAGAGGTTCTCGCCGGGGATGTGCATAAACATGGGCAGTCCCGCACCGGAGCCGATGAACACGGCCTCAAAGCCGTACTCCTCCATCAGCTCGTCGATGGAGAGCACACGGCCGATGACCATATCGGTCTCCACCTTGACACCCATGGCCTTCAGGCCGTCCACTTCCTTCTGCACGATGCTCTTGGGCAGACGGAACTCGGGGATGCCGTAGACCAGCACGCCGCCGGCCAGATGCAGCGCCTCAAATACCGTGACCTCGTAGCCTTTGCGGGCCAGGTCGCCGGCGCAGGTCAGTCCCGCAGGGCCGGAGCCCACCACAGCCACCTTGTGGCCGTTGGAAGCCGGCTTGACAGCGGCCTCGGTGCAGTGTGCGTTGTGCCAGTCGGCCACAAAACGCTCCAGACGGCCGATTCCCACCGGCTCGCCCTTGACGCCGCGGACGCAGTACTTCTCGCACTGGCTCTCCTGGGGGCAGACGCGGCCGCAGACGGCGGGCAGGGCGGAGGTGGCGGAGATGATCTGGTAGGCCGCCTCAAAGTCTCCCTTGGCCACCTCGGCGATGAAATCGGGAATATGTACCATGACCGGGCAGCCCTGCATACAGGGCTTATTCTTGCAGTGCAGGCAGCGCTGTGCCTCGTCCAGAGCCTGCTCCTCCGTGTAGCCCAGGGCCACTTCCTCAAAATTCTTATTGCGGACATCCGGCTCCTGAGAGGGCATCGGATTCTTCTTCAAAGACATGTTTGCCATTGTTATTTGACCTCCTGTTTGAACAGATTGCAGGCTTCTTCGTAAGCGTGGCGTTCAAATTCCTTGTACATGGCGCCGCGCTTCACAGCCAGATCCCAATCCACCTGGTGCCCGTCAAAGTCGGGGCCGTCCACACAGGCAAACTTGGTCTCGCCGCCCACGCTGATCCGGCAGCCGCCGCACATGCCGGTGCCGTCGATCATGATGGGGCTCATGGAGACAATGGTTTTCAATCCGTAGGGCTTGGTGGTCAAGGAGACAAACTTCATCATCATCATGGGGCCGATGGCAAACACCTCGTCATAGGTGTTGCCCGCTTCGATGAGCTGCTTGAGGGCGTCGGTGACAAGGCCCTTTTCGCCATAGGTGCCATCGTCGGTCATCAGCTTCATCACATCGCTGACTGCCCGGAAATCCTCTTCCAGGATGACCAGGTCCTTATTCTTAAAGCCCACCACCGTGTGGACCTCGGTGCCGTTATCGTGAAACGCCTTGGCCACGGGATAGGCAATGGCGCAGCCGACGCCGCCGCCCACCACGCAGACCTTCTTGCGGCCCGCCGTCTCGGTGGCCTTGCCCAGAGGGCCCACGAAATCCTGTAAATAGTCCCCTTCCGCCTTGTGGTTCAGCTTCTCAGTGGTCGCACCCACAATCTGGAAGATGATCGTAATGGTGCCCTTGGCCGTGTCGGCATTGTAGATGGTCAGAGGGATGCGCTCCCCGTCCTCATCCACCCGCAGGATGATGAACTGGCCCGGCTGGGCCTTTTTGGCAATCAGAGGCGCTTCCACTTCCAGCAGCGTCACTGTGGGCCGGAGTGCCTCTCTTCTAACGATGCGATACATAAAGTTCCTTCTTTCCCTCAAAAGTCATGTGATCCGGAGTATCCTTCCTCTTTCGCCGTATGCTGTTTTATAATTGCCAAACAATTAACAAGCGTACGGTACTATATTAACACGGCAAGCCTACCTCGTCAAATAATTTTCATCGGCTTTTCGCTGGAATTTCATCTTCTTTTTTGTCAGATTCGACGTTTTTTACAGTTTGGGTGCCGGCTGGGCCGAACTGTGGAAAAACCATCTACAGGAGCAGGGTGATTTCCCCATTTTTTACCTCCGCAAGCCCCTCTTCCCGGATCTTTTTCAACTCCCGCATCATGGCGCTGCGGTCGGTGCTGATGTACTCCGCCAGACGGCTCAGCGAGAAGGGCAGAAGAAAGGTGCTGCCACCATTTTTCGATGCCTGCAGCGTAAAATAGCACATCAGCTTATCCCGGATGGAGCGCTGGGAAAGCACCTCCACCCGCTCCCCCAAGGCCAGGGTCTTGTCGGAAATCAGCCGGAGCATATTCTGCACCAGCATGCTGTGGTGGGTGCATGCCCGTTCACAGCGTTTGACGATATGTGCATAGTCTACAAACTCCACCCGGCAGTCCTTTTCGCAGACCACCATCAGGCTGTCACCGCCGATACCGGAAAACGCTACGGTTTCACCGAACACGCTGCCGGCCCCCATCTCCTCCAGGATGGTGTTGTTCCCGTCGGCGTCAATGCGCAGCAGGGCCGCCGTCCCATCCTCCAAAATCCCCACCTGATGGGGGTTGCCCTCCCCAAAGTTGAGGATGATCTCCCCGGGCTGATAGGCCTTGGTCCTCATTTGGAAGCAATCCACCATCTGAAGGTAGCTGTCATAGCTGATCCCCTCGAAAAGCGGGCTCCGCCGGATCTCCTCCCGCGTCATCATAGCCGCTCCTCCTCTCTATTTGTTGCAAAGGCAACCTTTTTTCTATCATATCGCAAGACACAAAAAAAGTAAACAGGCCCCTTTGCGGATGTTTCCAAATTATTCACGATTTTTTCTTCCTCAGGCGTTATACTGTACATAACAAGGGAGTTCTCCTCCCGGACAACAGACGGAAAGAGGCGTATCGCTTGAACATTGCGTATTTTCTAATGCCAAAGAGCAAAGTCGCGTTTTTATATGACGACTGTACCTTCCGCCAAGGTCTGGAGAAGATGCGGCACCATGGTTACACCGCCATCCCGGTCATCTCCCGGTCCGGTCAATACATCGGAACCGTCAGCGAGGGGGATTTCCTCTGGGCGCTGGTCCAGGATACCCGGGGCGAGGTGGAGCCCATTGCCCTGAAGGATACGGAAACCCTTCATGTGCGGGATATCATCCGGCCGGGCCAGTACCCCTGTGTACGGATCACCGTATCCATGGACGCCCTGCTGCACAACGCCACAAAGCAGAACTTCATCCCGGTGGTGGATGATCTGGGCAATTTTATCGGCATCGTCACCCGCAAGGACATCATCCGCTATTTCGCAGAGGAAAAAGTCCCAATGGAGGCATAGCATACATATCTCTGCCACGGGCCGCTTCTACGGCCCGTGGTTTTTTTGTCGTCTTTCGGCCCGCCGCCTTCATTTCCCCTATCCCCGGCATCCGCCTCCTCCGCCGCTTCCCTCTGCTCCGTTCCTTTTGGCACAATGCTTCTTTTGGGCTTTAAAGGGTCAGAATCAAACTTTTCGTTTCCCTAATTTTGCATTCATAGTCATAAAAAGCTGCATTTTTCTTGCATCTACGTGCTTTTCCCCTCTTTCCCGTTCCATTTTCCCTGTGTAAAGGTTGACTTTCTCCCTTCCAACTGCTACCATACAGTATTAGATTTCCGCAGGTTGTGTTTGCCTGCGTAAGTGTACATGAAGGAGAAAGATCGAATGAAACGAGAAAACTTCCAATCCCGGCTGGGCTTTTTGCTGGTGAGCGCCGGCTGTGCCATCGGAATCGGGAACGTGTGGAAATTCCCCTATGTGACCGGCGAAAACGGCGGCGGCGTGTTTGTGCTCTTCTACCTGCTGTTTCTGATCATCATGGGCGTGCCCGTGCTGACCATGGAGCTGGCGGTGGGCCGTGCCAGCCGGAAAAGCGCGGTGCTGGGCTACAAAGCCCTGGAGAAGCCGGGCAGCAAGTGGCATATCCACGGCTGGTTCTGCGTCATTGGCTGCTATCTGTTGATGATGTACTACACCACCGTGTCCGGCTGGATGCTGGGCTATTTCTTCAAATTTGCCGGCGGCGCCTTCTCCGGTTTGGAGGGCGGCGAGGCCATTGACGGCGTGTTCAACGCCATGCTGGCGGATCCCGCCGAAATGGCCATGTGGATGGTGATTACTGTCCTGGCCGGCTTCTTTGTATGCAGCTTTGGCCTGCAAAAGGGGCTGGAGCGTATCACGAAGGTCATGATGATCGGGCTTCTTGTGCTGATCGTGGTGCTGGCGGTCCACAGCCTGACTTTGGAAGGCGCCATGGAGGGTGTAAAATTCTATCTGCTGCCTGATTTCCAGCGGGCTTCCGAGGTGGGGCTTGGCAATGTGATTACCGCAGCCATGAACCAGTCCTTCTTCACCCTGAGCCTGGGCATCGCAGCCATGGAGATTTTCGGCAGCTATATGTCCAAGGACCACACCCTCACCGGCGAGGCCGTCCGCATCTGCGGGCTGGACACCTTTGTGGCGCTGATGTCCGGCCTTATCATCTTCCCCGCCTGCTTCTCCTTCCATGTGGAGACCACCCAGGGCCCTCCACTGATCTTCATGACGCTGCCCCGCGTGTTTGTGAACATGGCCGGCGGCCGGCTCTGGGGCACGCTGTTCTTCCTGTTCATGACCTTTGCCAGCTTCTCCACCGTCATCGCGGTGTTTGAGAACCTGCTGGCCAGCTGCATCGACAACTTCGGCTGGAGCCGGAAAAAGTCGGTGGTCATCAACTGCGTCTTTGTCCTGATTGCCAGCCTGCCCTGCCTGTTGGGCTACAACGTGCTGAGCGGCTTCCATCCCATCCTGGGCAAGGACGTATTGGACAGCGAGGACTTTTTGGTCAGCAATCTCCTGCTGCCCCTGGGCTCTCTGGTCTACCTGCTCTTCTGCGTCAGCAAGTGGGGCTGGGGCTACGACAAATACCTGGAGGAAGCCAATACGGGCACCGGGCTTAAGATGTCCCGCAGCCGGGTTTTGAAGTTCTATCTCCAGTTCATCCTGCCCATCCTGATCCTCATCATCCTGATCATGGGACTGTAAGAATACGCCCTGCGCGGCTTTTTGCCGCGCAGGGCTTTTTTCAGTTGACAAAGCCCAAACATGGTGCTATTTTAATTTACAGACCATCGGTCTGTATTGAGGAGGGCATATGGCAAGGAACAAACATCCGGAGGAAACGGTCAACCTGATCCTCCGCACGGCGGCGCGGCTGTTTGCGGAAAAGGGCTATGATGAAACCTCCATCCAGGACATCATT
Proteins encoded:
- the gltA gene encoding NADPH-dependent glutamate synthase, whose translation is MANMSLKKNPMPSQEPDVRNKNFEEVALGYTEEQALDEAQRCLHCKNKPCMQGCPVMVHIPDFIAEVAKGDFEAAYQIISATSALPAVCGRVCPQESQCEKYCVRGVKGEPVGIGRLERFVADWHNAHCTEAAVKPASNGHKVAVVGSGPAGLTCAGDLARKGYEVTVFEALHLAGGVLVYGIPEFRLPKSIVQKEVDGLKAMGVKVETDMVIGRVLSIDELMEEYGFEAVFIGSGAGLPMFMHIPGENLCGVYSANEFLTRINLMKAYQPGSNTPIQHGAKVAVVGGGNVAMDAARCAKRLGADVHIVYRRGKDELPARREEVEHAEEEGIIFDLLTNPTEIMGDEKGDVCGMKCIRMELGEPDASGRRRPVEIAGSEFELDVDCVIMALGTSPNPLIKSTTKGLEINKKGGIIVNEDGLTSRENVYAGGDAVTGAATVILAMGAGKTAAKAIDEQLSK
- a CDS encoding sulfide/dihydroorotate dehydrogenase-like FAD/NAD-binding protein, encoding MYRIVRREALRPTVTLLEVEAPLIAKKAQPGQFIILRVDEDGERIPLTIYNADTAKGTITIIFQIVGATTEKLNHKAEGDYLQDFVGPLGKATETAGRKKVCVVGGGVGCAIAYPVAKAFHDNGTEVHTVVGFKNKDLVILEEDFRAVSDVMKLMTDDGTYGEKGLVTDALKQLIEAGNTYDEVFAIGPMMMMKFVSLTTKPYGLKTIVSMSPIMIDGTGMCGGCRISVGGETKFACVDGPDFDGHQVDWDLAVKRGAMYKEFERHAYEEACNLFKQEVK
- a CDS encoding Crp/Fnr family transcriptional regulator codes for the protein MMTREEIRRSPLFEGISYDSYLQMVDCFQMRTKAYQPGEIILNFGEGNPHQVGILEDGTAALLRIDADGNNTILEEMGAGSVFGETVAFSGIGGDSLMVVCEKDCRVEFVDYAHIVKRCERACTHHSMLVQNMLRLISDKTLALGERVEVLSQRSIRDKLMCYFTLQASKNGGSTFLLPFSLSRLAEYISTDRSAMMRELKKIREEGLAEVKNGEITLLL
- a CDS encoding CBS domain-containing protein translates to MNIAYFLMPKSKVAFLYDDCTFRQGLEKMRHHGYTAIPVISRSGQYIGTVSEGDFLWALVQDTRGEVEPIALKDTETLHVRDIIRPGQYPCVRITVSMDALLHNATKQNFIPVVDDLGNFIGIVTRKDIIRYFAEEKVPMEA
- a CDS encoding sodium-dependent transporter, whose amino-acid sequence is MKRENFQSRLGFLLVSAGCAIGIGNVWKFPYVTGENGGGVFVLFYLLFLIIMGVPVLTMELAVGRASRKSAVLGYKALEKPGSKWHIHGWFCVIGCYLLMMYYTTVSGWMLGYFFKFAGGAFSGLEGGEAIDGVFNAMLADPAEMAMWMVITVLAGFFVCSFGLQKGLERITKVMMIGLLVLIVVLAVHSLTLEGAMEGVKFYLLPDFQRASEVGLGNVITAAMNQSFFTLSLGIAAMEIFGSYMSKDHTLTGEAVRICGLDTFVALMSGLIIFPACFSFHVETTQGPPLIFMTLPRVFVNMAGGRLWGTLFFLFMTFASFSTVIAVFENLLASCIDNFGWSRKKSVVINCVFVLIASLPCLLGYNVLSGFHPILGKDVLDSEDFLVSNLLLPLGSLVYLLFCVSKWGWGYDKYLEEANTGTGLKMSRSRVLKFYLQFILPILILIILIMGL